The nucleotide window ACCGTGGGGCCCAGTGTGCTGGTGAGGACGTAGGCCGGCGCGATGGTGGAAATACCGATGACGACGACGGCGAGCAGGCCGAGCTGGCCCGTCTTCAGTCCCTTGCCGGAGTACTTGGGCGTGCTGTTTGGAGCGCCGGTGCGCACTTTCATAGTGCTCATGGGTTCCTTACCTCTTTGTTAGGAATTGTGTGCCGAGCGGATTCTCCACTGTCACCTGGATCACATAAACGAATTGCGTTCGTTTAGTATGCAGGCTCCGGCGCCTGTGTGCAAGACGCAACCCGATGAGTTGGCAGGACACGCCCTTAATTGCCCGCCATCAGGGGAGTGTCCTGCCAAATCAACGCAGAAAGAACGACGGCGGTCGGCCGGGATATCCCAGCCGACCGCCGTCGTCGTCGTACGTGCGCTAGCGCTACTTCGCCGCGCGGATTGCTTTCTCCAGAACGTCGAGGCCGTCGTTCAGGAGCTCCTCCCCGATGACCAGCGGGGGCAGCAGCCGAATGATGTTGCCGTAAGTTCCGCAGGTGAGAATGATGACGCCTTCCTCCAGACATGCGGCCGCAATCGCCTTGGTCGCCACTGGATTGGGCTCCCTGGTACCCGGCATGACGAATTCGACGGCGAGCATGGCGCCACGGCCGCGGACCTCGCCGAGGATGCCGCTCTCCTCCTGCAGGGCGCGCAGACGCGGCACCACAATCTCCTCGATCCGCCGCGCACGCGCGGACAGGTCCAGGTCCGTCATGGTGTCGATCGCAGCGAGCGCCGCAGCACAGGCAACGGGGTTGCCGCCGTAGGTGCCGCCCAGACCACCGGGGTGAACGGCGTCGAGCAGGTCCGCACGGCCGGTGACAGCCGAAAGAGGCATACCCCCGGCAATGCCCTTGGCCATGGTGATCAGATCAGGAACCACTCCCTCATGATTCACCGCGAACCATTCGCCGGTGCGGCAGAATCCGGACTGCACCTCGTCCGCAATGAAGACGACGCCCTTCTCCTTCGCCCACGCGGCGAGGGTGGGCATGAAGCCGTCAGCGGGGACAATGAAGCCGCCCTCGCCCTGCACCGGCTCGATGATGATCGCGGCGAGTGACTCCGCGCCGATCTGCTTCTCCATCACGGAGATGGCCCGCTGTGCGGCTTCCTCGCCCGTGATCGACGGGTTTTCCTCCCTGAACGGGTAGCTCATGGGCAGGCGGTAGACCTCGGAGGCGAACGGACCGAAGGTACCGTCGGGGCCGGCCTTGTAGGGAAGCGACTTGGCGGTCAGCGCCATGGTCAGGTTGGTGCGGCCGTGGTAGGCGTGGTCAAACGCGGCTACCGCGGGGCGGCCGGTGGCCATCCGTGCAATCTTGACGGCGTTCTCCACCGCCTCAGCGCCGGAGTTGAATAGCACCGTCCGCTTCTCGAAATCGCCCGGGGTCAACTCGGCGAGCTTCTCCGCAACGGCGATGTAGCCCTCGTAGGGGGTCACCATGAAGCAGGTGTGCGTGAAGTGCTCCACCTGCTCCTTCACTGCACCGACGACGGCGGGATCGGACGCCCCGACGCTCGTCACCGCGATGCCGGAGCCGAAGTCGATGAACGAGTTACCGTCGACGTCGTGCAGGATCCCGCCATCAGCGTCCGCAACATACACGGGAACGCCGGAGGCAACACCCTTGGCGACGACGGCGGAGCGGCGTGCGTTGAGGGCGGTGGATTTGGGGCCGGGGAAATCGCCGATGATGCGGCGCTTCTGCTCGAGCCGGAAGTGCGGCTGGAGTGCCTGGGTGGTCATAGGAAGTCCTTTCTGGACAAAGAATCTGGAGAAAAATCCGGACAGAGAACCTGTCAGGCGTCCAGCGCGCTCATGACGTGCTTGATGCGGGTGTAGTCCTCGACGCCGTACATGGAGAGGTCCTTGCCGTAGCCGGAGCTCTTGAATCCGCCATGGGGCATTTCGGCGGTGAGGAGGATGTGGGTGTTGATCCACACGGCACCGAAATCCAGGTCACGGGAGACGCGCATGGCTGTTCCGTGGTCGGTGGTCCAGACGCTGGAGGCCAGGGCGTAGTCCACGTCATTGGCCATCCCGATCGCTTCCTCCTCGCTGGAGAACTTCTGCACGGTGATGACCGGTCCGAAGGTTTCCTTCTGCACGATGTCGTCGGTCTGTTCGGCGCCGGTGACGATGGTGGCTTCGTAGAAGTAGCCCTTGTCACCGGAGCGCTTGCCGCCGACTGCCACGGAGCAGTGCGAGGGCAGTGCATCCATGACCGCGTTGACGGCGTTGAAGTGGTTGATGTTGTTGAGCGGCCCGAAGTAGTTCTTCGAGTCGTCGGCATCACCCGTGGTGAGGGTTTTGGTGTGTTCAACCATGGCAGCCACGAGGTCATCGTGGGCTGAATCCTGCACCAGCACGCGGGTGACGGCGGTGCAGTCCTGCCCGGCGTTGAAGAAGGCCGCCTCGGCGATGGCCGCCGCGCTCTTCTTGACGTCAGCGTCGCCGAAGACGATGGCCGGAGCCTTGCCTCCGAGCTCGAGGTGGGCGCGCTTGAGCCCCTTCGCGGCTCCGGTGGCGACGGCGATGCCCGCACGCACCGAGCCGGTGATCGAGACCATGGCCGGGGTCTTGTGCTCAACCATGGCCGCGCCGGTGGCTCCTGTGCCCAGCACAACGTTCAGGACGCCGTCGGGCAGGATACCCTGCGTCAGTCGGGCGAGGACAAGCGTGGACTCCGGAGTGGTGTCACTGGGCTTGAGCACGATGGTGTTGCCGGCGGCAA belongs to Arthrobacter tumbae and includes:
- the gabT gene encoding 4-aminobutyrate--2-oxoglutarate transaminase → MTTQALQPHFRLEQKRRIIGDFPGPKSTALNARRSAVVAKGVASGVPVYVADADGGILHDVDGNSFIDFGSGIAVTSVGASDPAVVGAVKEQVEHFTHTCFMVTPYEGYIAVAEKLAELTPGDFEKRTVLFNSGAEAVENAVKIARMATGRPAVAAFDHAYHGRTNLTMALTAKSLPYKAGPDGTFGPFASEVYRLPMSYPFREENPSITGEEAAQRAISVMEKQIGAESLAAIIIEPVQGEGGFIVPADGFMPTLAAWAKEKGVVFIADEVQSGFCRTGEWFAVNHEGVVPDLITMAKGIAGGMPLSAVTGRADLLDAVHPGGLGGTYGGNPVACAAALAAIDTMTDLDLSARARRIEEIVVPRLRALQEESGILGEVRGRGAMLAVEFVMPGTREPNPVATKAIAAACLEEGVIILTCGTYGNIIRLLPPLVIGEELLNDGLDVLEKAIRAAK
- a CDS encoding gamma-aminobutyraldehyde dehydrogenase is translated as MVATLQNFINGQFVTPSGSELLDIVNPTNGEVVAQSPVSVQADVDSAMSAAKTAFASWKRETPGQRQLMLLKLADAIESHSEELVEAQHRNTGQVREMIASEEVAAGADQMRFFAGAARILEGKSAGEYFEGHTSYVRREPVGVIAQVAPWNYPFLMAIWKIGPALAAGNTIVLKPSDTTPESTLVLARLTQGILPDGVLNVVLGTGATGAAMVEHKTPAMVSITGSVRAGIAVATGAAKGLKRAHLELGGKAPAIVFGDADVKKSAAAIAEAAFFNAGQDCTAVTRVLVQDSAHDDLVAAMVEHTKTLTTGDADDSKNYFGPLNNINHFNAVNAVMDALPSHCSVAVGGKRSGDKGYFYEATIVTGAEQTDDIVQKETFGPVITVQKFSSEEEAIGMANDVDYALASSVWTTDHGTAMRVSRDLDFGAVWINTHILLTAEMPHGGFKSSGYGKDLSMYGVEDYTRIKHVMSALDA